Proteins from one Chelonia mydas isolate rCheMyd1 chromosome 14, rCheMyd1.pri.v2, whole genome shotgun sequence genomic window:
- the LOC102929436 gene encoding olfactory receptor 10A7, whose protein sequence is MADTEQGNQTSLTEFILLGFGNIPKLQILLFLLILVIYIVTMAGNILIMVLVVTDQHLHTPMYFFLGNLSCLETCYTSALLPRMLASLLTGDRTISVGGCITQFYFVGFFAATECYLLAMMSYDRYLAICKPLHYATLMNGSFCLQLAAGSWINGLLASSIVMGMMLQLTLCGPNEIDHFFCEFTEIINLYCNDIYHMELLITILSALFTLPPFALTGISYVCIISTILRIPSTSGRQKAFSTCSSHLIVVTIFYGTLIIVYLLPKTNTLRDLNKVFSVFYTVLTPMANPFIYSLRNKEVKEALRKKCQ, encoded by the coding sequence ATGGCAGACACGGAACAGGGAAATCAAACCTCCCTCACAGAATTCATCCTCCTGGGATTTGGGAATATCCCCAAACTGCAGATCCTTCTCTTCCTGCTGATCCTTGTGATTTACATTGTGACCATGGCTGGGAACATCCTCATCATGGTGCTAGTTGTGACTGATCAGCACCTTCatacccccatgtacttcttcctggggaacttgtcctgcctggagacctgctacacctcCGCCCTCCTGCCCaggatgctggccagtctcctgactggggacagaaccatttctgtGGGGGGCTGCATCACACAATTTTACTTTGTTGGCTTCTTTGCAGCCACCGAGTGTTATCTCCTAGCAATGATGTCTTATGATCGGTACCTAGCGATATGCAAACCGCTGCATTATGCAACTCTTATGAATGGCAGTTTCTGCCTCCAGCTAGCGGCTGGGTCTTGGATAAATGGGTTACTGGCTAGTTCCATAGTAATGGGTATGATGTTACAATTGACTTTGTGCGGTCCCAATGAAATCGATCATTTCTTCTGTGAATTTACAGAAATAATAAATCTCTACTGCAATGACATCTACCACATGGAACTTTTAATTACCATTCTGTCTGCTTTATTCACCCTGCCCCCGTTTGCTTTAACTGGGATATCCTACGTGTGTATCATCTccaccatcctgagaatcccttccacctccgggaggcaaaaggccttttctacctgctcctctcacctcattGTGGTGACAATTTTCTATGGGACCCTGATCATTGTGTATCTGCTACCAAAAACCAACACACTCAGAGACCTCAACAAAGTGTTCTCTGTCTTCTACACAGTTCTGACTCCTATGGCCAATCCCTTCATATATagcctgagaaacaaagaggtgAAAGAGGCTCTGAGAAAAAAATGCCAGTAA